The Amycolatopsis sp. 195334CR genome window below encodes:
- a CDS encoding MFS transporter → MTAKASRKDWFGLAVLVLACLLVSMDMSVLLYAIPFLSEDLTPSSTQLLWIIDIYGFLLAGLLITMGSLGDRIGRRRLLLSGAALFGLASVAAAFSTSPELLITARALLGVAGATLAPSTLALIRNMFTDPDQRRAAIGIWTGGFAGGVMIGPIVGGFLLEHFWWGSVFLINVPVMVLLLVLAPLVLPEFTDPRPGRFDLVSAGLSLAAVLPIIYGIKEFAAGASGWEAAASLAAGLVVGVVFVHRQRAQEDPMIDLRLFANRRFSTAIGTTTVTQFAMMGLAYFSTQYLQSVLGFSPLEAALWTLPTMVGMFIGLALGGTLATRVRPAYLMGGGLAIGASGYVVFSFSTPDSGLPLLLTGGGLMTLGVGIVTVLATEVVLATAPPERAGAASALSETSTEFGGALGMAVLGTIGAAVYRSAVDVPAGLPPEAAAAAHDTLGGAVAVAANLPPGLAPGFLRDAYEAFTDGMSVTMLIGAGVLLAAAALVAVLLRQVSLSRVEVHG, encoded by the coding sequence ATGACCGCCAAAGCCAGCCGCAAGGACTGGTTCGGCCTAGCCGTACTCGTGCTGGCCTGCCTGCTCGTGTCGATGGACATGAGCGTGCTGCTCTACGCGATCCCGTTCCTCAGCGAGGACCTGACGCCGAGCAGCACCCAACTGCTGTGGATCATCGACATCTACGGCTTCCTGCTGGCCGGGCTGCTGATCACGATGGGCTCGCTCGGCGACCGGATCGGCAGGCGGCGCCTGCTGCTCTCCGGCGCGGCCCTGTTCGGCCTGGCCTCGGTCGCCGCCGCCTTCTCCACCAGCCCCGAACTGCTGATCACCGCCCGCGCGCTGCTCGGCGTCGCCGGCGCCACGCTGGCACCGTCCACATTGGCCTTGATCAGGAACATGTTCACCGATCCCGATCAGCGCCGGGCCGCGATCGGCATATGGACCGGCGGCTTCGCCGGCGGCGTGATGATCGGCCCGATCGTCGGCGGCTTCCTGCTGGAGCACTTCTGGTGGGGTTCGGTGTTCCTGATCAACGTGCCGGTGATGGTGCTGCTGCTGGTGCTCGCGCCGCTGGTGCTGCCCGAGTTCACCGATCCGCGGCCGGGCCGGTTCGACCTGGTCAGCGCCGGTCTCTCGCTGGCCGCGGTACTGCCGATCATCTACGGCATCAAGGAGTTCGCGGCCGGGGCGAGCGGCTGGGAGGCGGCCGCGTCGCTGGCCGCCGGACTGGTCGTCGGCGTGGTCTTCGTGCACCGGCAACGCGCGCAGGAGGATCCGATGATCGACCTGCGCCTGTTCGCCAACCGCCGGTTCAGCACCGCCATCGGCACCACCACGGTGACCCAGTTCGCGATGATGGGCCTGGCCTACTTCAGCACCCAGTACCTGCAGTCGGTGCTCGGGTTCAGCCCGCTCGAGGCGGCGCTGTGGACCCTGCCGACGATGGTCGGCATGTTCATCGGGCTGGCGCTCGGCGGCACGCTCGCCACCCGCGTCCGCCCGGCCTACCTGATGGGTGGCGGGCTGGCGATCGGCGCGTCGGGGTATGTGGTGTTCAGCTTCTCCACCCCGGACAGCGGGCTGCCGCTGCTGCTCACCGGCGGTGGGCTGATGACGCTCGGCGTGGGCATCGTGACCGTGCTGGCCACCGAGGTGGTGCTGGCCACCGCGCCGCCGGAGCGCGCGGGCGCGGCCTCGGCGCTGTCCGAGACCAGCACCGAATTCGGTGGGGCGCTGGGCATGGCCGTGCTGGGCACGATCGGCGCGGCGGTCTACCGGTCCGCTGTGGACGTTCCGGCCGGGTTGCCGCCGGAGGCCGCGGCGGCCGCGCACGACACGCTCGGCGGCGCGGTCGCCGTCGCCGCCAACTTGCCGCCCGGACTGGCCCCCGGATTCCTGCGCGACGCCTACGAAGCGTTCACCGACGGCATGAGCGTGACCATGCTGATCGGCGCGGGTGTGCTGCTGGCCGCCGCCGCACTGGTCGCGGTGCTGCTGCGCCAGGTCAGCCTGTCACGAGTCGAAGTCCACGGTTAA
- the paaE gene encoding 1,2-phenylacetyl-CoA epoxidase subunit PaaE, whose protein sequence is MTTTKTRRRSEFHSLRVAGVERLCADAVAVTFDVPAELAEEYAFRPGQSLTLRRIVDDREERRSYSICAAAGAKPRIGVREVPGGVFSSWLVHEVAAGDTVEVLPPTGNFTPDLDQAAHHVLIAAGSGITPILSIVASVLADPSSSATLLYGNRRSDTVMFADELADLKDRYRERLELVHVLSREPREAELFSGRLDGEKLSALIDRLMVAEQVDHWWLCGPYGMVTDAQDVLERRGVPRERVHQELFYVDDLPPAPVRHPDASIEGPSSDVTIVLDGRATTVPLSREESILDGAQRLRPDLPFACKGGVCGTCRAKVTDGKADMRRNFALEPSEVDAGFVLTCQTFPAADALTVDFDS, encoded by the coding sequence GTGACGACGACGAAAACCCGCCGGCGCTCGGAGTTCCACTCGCTGCGGGTGGCCGGGGTCGAGCGGTTGTGTGCCGACGCCGTGGCGGTCACCTTCGACGTGCCCGCGGAACTGGCCGAGGAGTACGCCTTCCGGCCGGGGCAGTCGCTGACCCTGCGGCGGATCGTGGACGACCGCGAGGAACGGCGGTCGTACTCGATCTGCGCGGCGGCGGGCGCGAAGCCGCGGATCGGTGTGCGCGAGGTGCCGGGCGGGGTGTTCTCCAGCTGGCTGGTGCACGAGGTGGCCGCCGGGGACACCGTCGAGGTGCTGCCGCCGACCGGGAACTTCACCCCGGACCTGGACCAGGCCGCGCACCACGTGCTGATCGCGGCGGGTTCCGGCATCACGCCCATCCTGTCCATCGTGGCCTCGGTGCTGGCCGACCCGTCGTCCTCGGCGACCCTGCTCTACGGCAACCGCCGCAGCGACACGGTGATGTTCGCCGACGAACTGGCCGATCTGAAGGACCGCTACCGCGAGCGGCTGGAACTGGTGCACGTGCTGTCCAGGGAACCGCGTGAGGCGGAGTTGTTCAGCGGGCGGCTGGACGGGGAGAAGCTGAGCGCGCTGATCGACCGGCTGATGGTGGCCGAGCAGGTGGACCACTGGTGGCTGTGCGGTCCGTACGGCATGGTCACCGACGCGCAGGACGTGCTGGAACGCCGGGGTGTGCCGCGGGAGCGCGTGCACCAGGAGCTGTTCTACGTGGACGACCTGCCGCCGGCGCCGGTCCGGCACCCGGACGCCAGCATCGAGGGGCCCAGCAGCGACGTGACCATCGTGCTGGACGGCCGCGCCACCACCGTGCCGCTGTCCCGCGAGGAGTCCATTCTGGACGGTGCGCAGCGGTTGCGGCCGGACCTGCCGTTCGCCTGCAAGGGCGGGGTGTGCGGCACCTGCCGGGCGAAGGTGACCGACGGGAAGGCCGACATGCGGCGCAACTTCGCCCTCGAACCGTCCGAAGTGGACGCGGGCTTCGTGCTCACCTGCCAGACCTTCCCGGCGGCCGACGCGTTAACCGTGGACTTCGACTCGTGA
- the paaD gene encoding 1,2-phenylacetyl-CoA epoxidase subunit PaaD: protein MLDARSVAETVTDPELPMVTLAELGVLREVSEEDGRVTVAITPTYTGCPAMDTMRDDLEHALRRAGYREVEVRTVLHPAWTTDWISESGRRKLAEAGIAPPGDAPVRPSGPIPLTLSAPRLLVTCPHCGSADTERLSEFSGTACKALNRCRACAEPFEHFKEI, encoded by the coding sequence ATGCTGGACGCGCGCTCGGTGGCCGAGACGGTCACCGATCCCGAGTTGCCGATGGTGACGCTGGCCGAGCTGGGCGTGCTGCGTGAGGTGTCCGAAGAGGACGGACGGGTGACGGTGGCGATCACGCCCACCTACACCGGCTGCCCGGCCATGGACACCATGCGCGACGACCTGGAACACGCGTTGCGGCGGGCCGGGTACCGCGAGGTCGAGGTGCGCACCGTGCTGCACCCGGCGTGGACCACCGACTGGATCAGCGAATCCGGCCGCCGCAAGCTCGCCGAAGCGGGCATCGCGCCGCCCGGTGACGCGCCGGTCCGGCCGTCCGGCCCGATCCCGTTGACGCTGAGCGCACCGCGCCTGCTGGTCACCTGCCCGCACTGCGGTTCCGCCGACACCGAGCGCCTGTCGGAGTTCAGCGGCACCGCGTGCAAGGCGCTGAACCGCTGCCGCGCCTGCGCCGAACCCTTCGAGCACTTCAAGGAGATCTGA
- the paaC gene encoding 1,2-phenylacetyl-CoA epoxidase subunit PaaC encodes MSFDNAYEALTEGSDDSRWAFGTGFDDPLSGVDTTVPDGLDAGELAAHCLMLGDDALVMSHRLQEWCTNAPELEDEVALANIGLDLLGQARLLLARAGKADGTGRGEDDLAFLRDSHEFRNVRLVELANGNFAFSVARLLVFSTWRLAVFQRLTSSPDQVLAAIAAKAIKELVYHRDYAAQWTVRLGDGTELSHEKMQAGLDAVWPYTAELFAGAESGVRAEFDDVLAQVLSAATLRLPVVAEAEGGGRDGSHTAELDSLLAEMQSVARANPGATW; translated from the coding sequence ATGTCCTTTGACAACGCCTACGAAGCGCTCACCGAGGGCTCGGACGACTCCCGCTGGGCGTTCGGCACCGGTTTCGACGATCCGCTGTCCGGAGTGGACACCACGGTGCCCGACGGGCTGGACGCCGGGGAGCTGGCCGCGCACTGCCTGATGCTCGGGGACGACGCGCTGGTCATGTCGCACCGGCTGCAGGAGTGGTGCACGAACGCGCCCGAGCTGGAGGACGAGGTCGCACTCGCGAACATCGGCCTCGACCTGCTCGGCCAGGCGCGGTTGCTGCTGGCCCGCGCGGGCAAGGCCGACGGCACCGGGCGCGGTGAGGACGACCTCGCGTTCCTCCGCGACAGCCACGAGTTCCGCAACGTCCGCCTGGTCGAACTGGCCAATGGGAACTTCGCCTTCTCGGTGGCCAGGCTGCTGGTGTTCAGCACCTGGCGGCTGGCGGTGTTCCAGCGCCTGACCTCGTCACCCGACCAGGTGCTCGCGGCGATCGCGGCCAAGGCGATCAAGGAACTGGTCTACCACCGCGACTACGCGGCACAGTGGACGGTCCGCCTCGGCGACGGGACCGAGCTGTCGCACGAGAAGATGCAGGCCGGTCTGGACGCGGTGTGGCCGTACACCGCGGAACTCTTCGCGGGCGCGGAATCCGGCGTGCGCGCGGAGTTCGACGACGTGCTCGCGCAGGTGCTTTCCGCTGCCACGCTGCGACTCCCGGTGGTGGCCGAGGCCGAAGGGGGTGGCCGGGACGGTTCGCACACCGCCGAGCTGGACTCGCTGCTCGCCGAAATGCAGAGCGTGGCCCGCGCGAATCCCGGGGCCACCTGGTGA
- the paaB gene encoding 1,2-phenylacetyl-CoA epoxidase subunit PaaB, producing MQHDWPLYEVFVRGKRGLNHVHVGSLHAADDEMAVRHARDLYTRRNEGVSIWVVKAADITASSPDEKDPFFAPSGDKVYRHPTFYDIPDNVPHM from the coding sequence ATGCAGCACGACTGGCCGCTGTACGAGGTGTTCGTTCGGGGCAAGCGCGGGCTCAACCACGTGCACGTGGGCTCGCTGCACGCCGCCGACGACGAGATGGCCGTGCGGCACGCGCGCGACCTGTACACCCGCCGCAACGAGGGTGTGAGCATCTGGGTGGTCAAGGCCGCCGACATCACCGCGTCCAGCCCGGACGAGAAGGACCCGTTCTTCGCGCCCAGCGGCGACAAGGTGTACCGGCACCCGACCTTCTACGACATCCCCGACAACGTCCCCCACATGTGA
- the paaA gene encoding 1,2-phenylacetyl-CoA epoxidase subunit PaaA → MTTLAELSEADLQAHFEHTIERDQRIEPRDWMPEGYRRTMIRQIAQHAHSEIIGMQPEGNWITRAPSLRRKAILLAKVQDEAGHGLYLYSASTTLGADRADLTDKLISGKQKYSSIFNYPTLTFADVGVIGWLVDGAAICNQVPLCRSSYGPYARAMIRICKEESFHQRQGYELLMTMMRGTEAQREMVQDAVNRWWWPSLMMFGPPDADSPNTAQSMAWKIKRHTNDELRQRFVDMSVPQAEALGVTFPDDDLKWNAERGHYDFGEIDWSELKRVISGNGPCNAERIERRRRAQEEGAWVREAAAAHAAKKAKGAA, encoded by the coding sequence GTGACCACCCTCGCCGAACTGTCCGAAGCGGACCTCCAGGCCCACTTCGAGCACACCATCGAGCGCGACCAGCGGATCGAGCCGCGGGACTGGATGCCCGAGGGCTATCGCAGGACGATGATCCGGCAGATCGCGCAGCACGCGCATTCGGAGATCATCGGCATGCAGCCGGAGGGCAACTGGATCACCCGGGCGCCCTCGCTGCGCCGCAAGGCGATCCTGCTGGCCAAGGTGCAGGACGAGGCCGGGCACGGGCTGTACCTGTACTCGGCGTCGACCACGCTGGGTGCCGACCGCGCCGACCTGACCGACAAGCTGATCAGCGGCAAGCAGAAGTACTCGTCGATCTTCAACTACCCGACGCTGACCTTCGCCGACGTCGGTGTGATCGGCTGGCTGGTGGACGGCGCGGCGATCTGCAACCAGGTCCCGCTGTGCCGCAGTTCCTACGGGCCCTACGCGCGGGCGATGATCCGGATCTGCAAGGAGGAGTCCTTCCACCAGCGGCAGGGCTACGAACTGCTGATGACCATGATGCGCGGCACCGAGGCGCAGCGCGAGATGGTGCAGGACGCGGTGAACCGCTGGTGGTGGCCGTCGCTGATGATGTTCGGCCCGCCGGACGCCGATTCGCCGAACACCGCGCAGTCGATGGCCTGGAAGATCAAGCGCCACACCAACGACGAACTGCGCCAGCGGTTCGTGGACATGTCGGTGCCGCAGGCCGAGGCGCTCGGGGTGACCTTCCCCGACGACGATCTCAAGTGGAACGCCGAGCGCGGGCACTACGACTTCGGCGAGATCGACTGGTCCGAGCTGAAGCGGGTGATCTCGGGCAACGGCCCGTGCAACGCCGAGCGGATCGAGCGGCGGCGCAGGGCGCAGGAGGAAGGCGCCTGGGTGCGCGAGGCAGCCGCCGCGCACGCGGCGAAGAAAGCGAAGGGGGCGGCGTGA